A part of Ammospiza caudacuta isolate bAmmCau1 chromosome 7, bAmmCau1.pri, whole genome shotgun sequence genomic DNA contains:
- the LOC131560182 gene encoding biotin-dependent 3-methylcrotonyl-coenzyme A carboxylase beta1 subunit-like, with amino-acid sequence MWSPGLLCALGRRLPGPSVPLRPLTCLFQSEYREKTPIHLLQSEYREKTQIRLLQEEYQEQPPIFLLRREYREKTPICRLQREYREKTPFCLLQREYRERTPFCLLQREYRELLLPRQRWGRTQHLPPRRFLSDKTKSRRHPKTVPVLDGRVPAVYRHVFQENLRNSEAVIKRYSELLERVKEGGGADAVLRHTQRNKKLFVRERLRLLLDDADFLELSPLAGLHMPYGNVPAAGCLTGIGRICGIWCVFFAGDATVKGGTLYPIGVKKQLRAQEIAMENRLLSVHLVDSGGAFLPLQSELFPDKMHGGRVFYNEAIMSAMGIPQVAVVCGSCVAGGAYVPTMAEESVIIDKIGMLFLAGPPLVRAATGEDVSPEELGGARLHSQVSGCSDHFAPSEKEAYECIRNIVSTLNCEPVPEQDREPDSPLYSPEELLGLAPLAYSYTLPVKLILSRLLDGSRFQEFKAAYGTTLVTGFGHVGGHLVGIVASNGELAHDAALKGSHFVQLCGQRGIPILFLQNTAPQPAGPASISQAEAHSNRLKAQASMMAAVACAAVPKITIVIGGCFGSDSYVMCGRSFSPNFLFLWPNARVGLVDSQNFPTVPPAGDWTGEELELKQLKAKLEEESSAFYSSARLWDDGIILPQDTRKVIAQCLEIMEQKKYQAVSPRPHPIIRM; translated from the exons ATGTGGAGCCCGGGCCTGCTGTGCGCCCTGGGCCGGCGGCTCCCCGGGCCTTCCGTGCCACTGCGGCCCCTGACCTGCCTGTTCCAGAGTGAATATCGGGAGAAAACCCCGATCCACCTGCTCCAGAGCGAATATCGGGAGAAAACCCAGATCCGCCTGCTCCAGGAGGAGTATCAGGAACAACCCCCGATCTTCCTGCTCCGGAGGGAATATCGAGAGAAAACTCCGATCTGCCGGCTCCAGAGGGAATATCGGGAGAAAACCCCTTTCTGCCTGCTCCAGAGGGAATATCGGGAGAGAACCCCTTTCTGCCTGCTCCAGAGGGAATAtcgggagctgctgctgccgaGGCAGCGCTGGGGAAGGACACAGCACCTGCCTCCCCGCCGGTTTTTAAGTGATAAAACCAAATCTAGGCGCCATCCCAAAACAGTCCCAGTTCTAGACGGACGTGTCCCCGCCGTGTACCGACATGTGTTCCAAGAGAATTTAAGGAACAGCGAGGCTGTGATTAAAAG GTACTCGGAGCTGCTGGAGCGGGTGAAGGAAGGAGGGGGAGCAGACGCCGTCCTGCGGCACACGCAGCGCAACAAGAAGCTGTTCGTGCGGGAGCGCCTCCGGCTGCTGCTGGACGATGCGGATTTCCTGGAGCTGTCCCcgctggcagggctgcacatGCCCTACGGGAATGTCCCCGCTGCCGGCTGCCTCACGG GAATTGGCAGAATCTGTGGGATCTGGTGTGTCTTCTTTGCGGGTGATGCCACTGTGAAAGGAGGAACCCTTTACCCAATTGGagtgaaaaagcagctgagagcccAGGAAATTGCCATGGAGAACAGGCTGCTGTCTGTGCACCTGGTGGACAGTGGGGGAGccttcctgcccctgcag TCAGAGCTGTTTCCTGACAAGATGCATGGTGGCAGAGTTTTCTACAACGAGGCAATCATGTCTGCCATGGGAATCCCTCAG gtgGCCGTGGTGTGTGGCTCCTGTGTGGCTGGAGGTGCCTACGTGCCCACCATGGCCGAGGAATCCGTGATCATTGATAAAATTGGGATGCTGTTCCTCGCTGGGCCGCCCCTGGTAAGAGCTGCCACAGGAGAAGATGTCTCTCCTGAGGAGCTTGGAGGAGCCAGGCTTCACTCACA AGTCAGTGGCTGCAGTGACCATTTTGCACCCTCAGAAAAGGAGGCCTATGAGTGCATTCGTAATATTGTCTCTACCTTAAACTGTGAGCCGGtgccagagcaggacagggagcctGACAGTCCCTTGTACAGCCCTGAGGAGCTCCTGGGCCTGGCACCACTGGCTTACAGCTACACTCTTCCTGTCAAACTG ATCCTGAGCCGGCTGCTGGATGGAAGCAGATTCCAGGAATTCAAGGCTGCCTATGGGACAACATTGGTGACAGGATTTGGCCATGTGGGAGG GCACTTGGTGGGGATAGTGGCCAGCAATGGGGAGCTGGCTCACGATGCTGCTCTCAAGGGCAGCCACTTTGTCCAGCTCTGTGGCCAGAGGGGAATtcccatcctcttcctccaaaacactgctccacagccagcagggcctgCAAGCATCTCACAG GCAGAGGCTCATTCCAACAGGCTGAAGGCCCAGGCCTCCATGATGGCTGCAGttgcctgtgctgctgttcccaaaATAACCATTGTCATTGGAGGCTGTTTTGGGAGTGACAGCTACGTCATG TGTGGGAGATCGTTCAGTCCAAACTTTCTGTTCCTGTGGCCCAATGCAAGAGTTGGTCTTGTGGATTCTCAAAATTTCCCCACAGTTCCACCAGCTGGGGACTGGACAGGAGAGGAACTGGAGCTAAAACAGCTGAAGGCAAA GTTAGAGGAAGAAAGCAGTGCCTTTTACTcctctgccaggctctgggatgATGGGATCATCCTACCTCAAGACACCAGAAAG gTGATTGCCCAGTGCTTGGAGATCATGGAACAGAAGAAGTACCAGGCTGTGTCTCCCCGTCCCCATCCCATCATCAGGATGTAA
- the RPE65 gene encoding retinoid isomerohydrolase, with protein MTEKRIVITEFGTYAYPDPCKNIFSRFFSYFKGVEVTDNALVNVYPVGEDYYACTETNFITRINPDTLETIKQVDLCKYVSVNGATAHPHIENDGTVYNIGNCFGKNFALAYNIIRIPPLQADKEDPMNKSEVVVQFPCSDRFKPSYVHSFGLTPNYIVFVETPVKINLLKFLSSWSLWGANYMDCFESNETMGVWLHVAEKKKGRLLNLKYRTSAFNLFHHINTYEDNGFLIVDLCTWKGFEFVYNYLYLANLRANWDEVKRQAEKAPQPEARRYVLPLSINKADTGKNLVTLPYTTATATLRSDETIWLEPEVIFSGPRHAFEFPQINYRKYGGKPYTYTYGLGLNHFVPDRLCKLNVKTKETWVWQEPDAYPSEPIFVSHPDALEEDDGVVLSIVISPGAGPKPAFLLILNAKDMSEVARAEVEVNIPVTFHGLFKRA; from the exons ATGACGGAGAAGAGGATCGTGATAACGGAGTTTGGCACCTACGCCTACCCAGACCCCTGCAAGAACATCTTCTCCAG GTTTTTCTCCTACTTCAAAGGGGTGGAGGTGACGGATAACGCCCTGGTGAATGTCTACCCTGTGGGTGAGGATTACTATGCCTGCACTGAGACCAACTTCATCACCAGGATTAACCCAGACACCCTGGAGACCATCAAGCAG GTGGATCTCTGTAAATATGTGTCTGTCAATGGGGCAACAGCTCATCCCCACATTGAGAACGATGGCACCGTTTACAACATTGGCAATTGCTTTGGGAAAAACTTTGCCCTGGCCTACAACATCATCCGGATTCCTCCTCTGCAGGCAG ACAAGGAAGACCCCATGAACAAGTCGGAGGTGGTGGTGCAGTTCCCCTGCAGTGACAGGTTCAAGCCCTCCTATGTCCACAG CTTTGGGCTGACCCCAAACTACATCGTGTTTGTGGAGACACCAGTGAAAATCAACCTGCTCAAGTTCCTCTCCTCCTGGAGCCTCTGGGGAGCCAACTACATGGACTGCTTCGAGTCCAACGAGACCATGGGG GTGTGGCTTCACGTGgcagagaagaagaaaggcagGCTCCTCAACCTCAAATACCGCACCTCGGCCTTCAACCTCTTCCACCACATCAACACCTACGAGGACAACGGGTTCCTGATCGTGGACCTGTGCACCTGGAAGGG GTTTGAGTTTGTCTACAACTACCTGTACCTGGCCAACCTTCGGGCCAACTGGGACGAGGTGAAGCGGCAGGCGGAGAAGGCGCCGCAGCCCGAGGCCCGCAGATACGTCCTGCCCCTGAGCATCAACAAG GCTGACACAGGGAAGAACCTGGTCACCCTGCCCTACACGACGGCCACGGCGACGCTGCGCAGTGACGAGACCATCTGGCTGGAGCCAGAGGTGATTTTCTCGGGGCCACGGCACG CCTTTGAGTTCCCCCAGATCAACTACAGGAAGTACGGAGGGAAGCCGTACACGTACACCTACGGGCTGGGGCTGAACCACTTTGTCCCAGACAGG CTGTGCAAGCTGAATGTGAAAACCAAGGAGACCTGGGTGTGGCAGGAGCCAGATGCTTACCCGTCAGAGCCAATCTTCGTTTCCCACCCGGATGCGCTGGAGGAAGATGATG GGGTGGTGCTGAGCATCGTGATCAGCCCGGGGGCGGGGCCCAAGCCCgccttcctcctcatcctcaacGCCAAAGACATGAGCGAGGTGGCCAGGGCCGAGGTGGAGGTGAACATTCCTGTGACATTCCATGGGCTCTTCAAGAGAGCGTGA